Proteins encoded within one genomic window of Phototrophicus methaneseepsis:
- a CDS encoding substrate-binding domain-containing protein has product MASLKDVAERAEVPILAAYHALQKDDTIDETISQRVAQAAEELSYKLKITQIDVADLAGVGKGTVSYALNGNDLIKPATRQKVIEAAQALNYRPNIMARNLKTNRAGIVGYSWHVHDDPNRMNNLLDEFIYRVTMAAEAEHYHLLTFIQPQEDPERVYDELISTNRVDGFIFSDIRYEDPRIQRLTKLKAPFVAFGGMYLPEVAFAYVDVDGKKGIEMTVEHLLSMGHERIGLVNWHPGTLIGDVREAGYHNAMENAGISVLPDWVAYTPNIMQSASEATAQLMAAKHAPTAIVCTNDVMAFGAKAYLDEMGYRDVALTGYDDDPTAQFLGITSVRQPIAAVAQTLFDILLGEIEGTPRPQRQVAFDPELVVRSSTAF; this is encoded by the coding sequence ATGGCATCGCTCAAGGATGTAGCTGAACGTGCCGAGGTTCCAATATTAGCGGCTTATCATGCGCTCCAAAAAGACGACACGATTGACGAAACCATCAGTCAGCGCGTGGCCCAGGCAGCGGAAGAATTGAGCTACAAACTCAAAATTACCCAAATTGATGTGGCAGACCTGGCAGGGGTTGGTAAAGGGACGGTGTCGTATGCGCTCAATGGCAATGACCTCATCAAGCCTGCCACACGCCAAAAAGTGATCGAAGCAGCACAGGCACTGAATTACCGCCCCAACATTATGGCGCGCAATCTCAAAACAAATCGGGCGGGCATCGTGGGCTATTCCTGGCACGTACACGATGATCCTAACCGGATGAATAACTTGCTGGATGAATTTATCTACCGCGTGACGATGGCCGCAGAAGCGGAACATTATCATCTGCTGACCTTCATCCAGCCACAGGAAGACCCCGAGCGCGTCTACGATGAGTTGATTTCCACCAATCGAGTCGATGGCTTCATCTTCTCAGACATACGTTATGAAGACCCGCGCATTCAACGGCTTACCAAGCTGAAGGCCCCATTCGTCGCCTTTGGGGGCATGTATCTACCAGAAGTGGCCTTTGCGTATGTCGATGTTGACGGCAAAAAAGGCATTGAAATGACCGTTGAGCATCTGCTTTCGATGGGACATGAGCGCATCGGCCTGGTGAATTGGCACCCTGGCACGTTGATTGGTGATGTCCGAGAAGCTGGATACCATAACGCGATGGAAAACGCGGGGATTAGCGTACTGCCGGATTGGGTCGCTTATACGCCCAACATCATGCAATCCGCCTCAGAAGCAACGGCGCAGCTCATGGCCGCCAAACACGCACCAACGGCTATCGTCTGTACCAATGATGTGATGGCGTTTGGGGCGAAGGCCTATCTGGATGAAATGGGTTACCGAGATGTCGCGCTCACAGGGTACGATGATGACCCAACAGCGCAATTCCTGGGCATTACCTCCGTGCGCCAGCCGATTGCAGCAGTCGCACAAACTCTGTTCGATATTCTACTGGGTGAAATTGAAGGCACGCCACGCCCACAACGGCAAGTCGCTTTCGATCCAGAACTCGTCGTACGGAGCAGCACCGCTTTTTGA
- a CDS encoding phosphoribosyltransferase: MRFQNRSEAGKFLAEKLVAYRDEPNVLILALPRGGVPVAVEVANVLHAPMDLFLVRKLGVPGRDELAMGAVATGGIRVLNSSVIKNLEVTQAQIEAVTAREKEELARREQAYRDDQPPPRIQDRTIILIDDGLATGATMRAAVQALRQQQPSRLVVGVPVASPQTCAELQELVDEIVCAITPDQFNAIGTWYEDFSQLTDDDVRDLMIDGEQI, from the coding sequence ATGCGCTTTCAAAATCGATCGGAAGCAGGCAAGTTCCTAGCAGAAAAACTCGTTGCTTACCGCGATGAACCGAATGTGCTCATCCTGGCACTGCCACGCGGTGGCGTCCCTGTCGCTGTGGAAGTCGCAAATGTGCTCCATGCGCCCATGGATTTATTTCTCGTTCGCAAGCTTGGCGTCCCAGGCCGCGACGAACTGGCGATGGGCGCTGTGGCTACGGGCGGCATACGCGTCTTAAATTCATCCGTCATCAAAAATCTGGAAGTCACCCAGGCGCAAATAGAAGCCGTTACAGCCAGAGAAAAAGAAGAATTAGCACGTCGTGAGCAAGCTTATCGTGATGACCAACCCCCACCCAGGATACAAGATCGGACGATCATCTTAATTGATGATGGGCTGGCAACGGGCGCGACGATGCGCGCAGCGGTGCAGGCCCTGCGCCAACAGCAACCAAGCCGCCTGGTGGTTGGGGTCCCGGTTGCTTCGCCACAAACCTGTGCTGAATTACAAGAACTCGTTGATGAAATCGTCTGCGCCATCACACCGGACCAATTCAACGCTATTGGCACATGGTATGAGGATTTCTCTCAATTAACAGACGATGATGTCCGTGACCTTATGATTGATGGAGAGCAAATATAA
- a CDS encoding cytochrome P450, giving the protein MTQMPHDTHFDSTLSLLNDPYRYVSKQSDTYGSDMFRARLLLQDTICMTGTEAAELFYNESHFIRKGAMPGRIQQTLLGVDGVQGLDDEAHKHRKQLFMSLLMNPTDVQDLTGIAEQYWRIYVHRWAYIDRIVLYDEVCEILTRAVCEWAGVPLAEEEVKRRTKELKALFGYAGSVGPKHWWARLARWRATRWAQKLIEQVRADHMIAPEESALRAWALHRDLNGNLLDTHVAATELLNILRPTVAVAVFVTFVAHALHQYPEACQKVAANEDDYVTYFVQEVRRVYPFFPVVAARVRDDFQYKGCPFHKGTRVLLDLYGTNHNAGPWQDPDVFRPERFQEWDGDLFNFIPQGGGNAFNTHRCPGENVAIELMKSAALFLARDLTYTLPEQNLQIDYKRLPALPKSHIILTDVQPHR; this is encoded by the coding sequence ATGACACAGATGCCGCATGATACGCATTTTGATAGCACCCTCTCCCTGTTAAATGACCCTTACCGTTATGTCAGCAAGCAAAGTGATACATACGGCTCGGATATGTTCAGAGCTAGGCTGTTGTTGCAGGATACCATCTGTATGACAGGCACAGAAGCAGCCGAACTGTTTTACAATGAAAGTCACTTTATCCGCAAAGGGGCCATGCCGGGGCGCATCCAGCAGACATTGCTGGGCGTTGATGGCGTCCAGGGCCTGGATGATGAAGCGCACAAGCATCGTAAACAGCTCTTTATGTCCCTGCTGATGAATCCGACGGATGTTCAGGATCTCACAGGTATTGCTGAGCAATATTGGCGCATATATGTCCACAGATGGGCCTATATAGATCGAATCGTACTCTACGATGAAGTGTGCGAGATTTTGACCCGCGCTGTCTGTGAATGGGCAGGGGTTCCTCTGGCAGAAGAGGAAGTTAAGCGGCGGACAAAAGAGTTAAAAGCCCTATTCGGTTATGCGGGATCTGTCGGACCTAAGCACTGGTGGGCGCGTCTGGCACGTTGGCGTGCAACCCGCTGGGCACAAAAATTGATTGAGCAGGTACGGGCAGATCATATGATTGCGCCGGAAGAAAGCGCGCTGCGAGCCTGGGCTCTGCATCGAGATTTAAACGGCAACTTGCTCGATACCCACGTTGCAGCGACAGAATTGCTCAATATCCTGCGGCCAACGGTTGCTGTAGCCGTGTTCGTCACGTTTGTTGCACACGCCCTGCACCAATACCCTGAAGCCTGCCAGAAAGTCGCCGCAAATGAAGACGATTACGTGACGTACTTCGTTCAGGAAGTGCGGCGTGTTTACCCCTTCTTCCCGGTTGTGGCGGCTCGCGTGCGGGATGACTTTCAATATAAGGGCTGTCCATTCCATAAAGGGACACGCGTCCTGCTCGATCTGTATGGCACGAATCATAATGCAGGGCCCTGGCAAGACCCGGACGTATTTCGACCTGAACGCTTCCAAGAATGGGATGGTGACCTGTTTAACTTTATCCCGCAAGGTGGCGGGAATGCCTTCAATACGCATCGTTGCCCCGGTGAAAATGTCGCTATTGAACTCATGAAATCAGCAGCACTCTTTTTAGCCAGGGATCTTACCTATACGCTGCCTGAACAGAACCTGCAAATCGACTATAAGCGGCTGCCCGCCCTGCCCAAAAGCCATATCATCCTCACAGATGTGCAGCCACATCGTTAA
- a CDS encoding DUF1328 family protein: MLRLALLCLVVAVVAALFGFGGIAGAAASIAQLLFFVFLVLFVIALLFGAKIIT; the protein is encoded by the coding sequence ATGTTACGGTTAGCTTTATTATGCCTCGTTGTTGCCGTCGTTGCTGCTTTATTTGGCTTTGGGGGTATTGCAGGTGCAGCCGCAAGTATCGCCCAGCTTCTATTCTTCGTCTTCCTCGTTCTATTCGTGATTGCGCTCTTGTTTGGTGCAAAAATCATTACGTAG
- a CDS encoding YrzE family protein codes for MAVTTANDVTAYEVTRSVAEAPVREPRVSWGSILAGVVAAIIVQFMMEMLGVAIGLATINPETEAQAVGPAFGTGVVIWLAATTLISLFVGGWVAARLSGTADLLRGFLHGFVTFGVVALLTFLTLTSGVASFVNGVSNTLSQGLGLVGQTAADIAPEVQRAVDLQTTTEEEIRTQINGLLPEDAEIEPTANLRIAGENLLAAILAGEDTTEVRQQLVTTIANQTELTQAEAEQRVDQWIASAQQTSARAEETIERVSGDIADALAATAGVIFVMLIVGAFAAGAGGLVGCANENAYIRTRSQTEAIATT; via the coding sequence ATGGCTGTTACTACTGCAAATGATGTAACTGCTTATGAAGTTACACGCTCTGTTGCAGAAGCCCCTGTGCGCGAACCACGTGTCTCATGGGGTTCGATTCTCGCAGGCGTTGTTGCTGCAATCATCGTCCAATTTATGATGGAAATGCTGGGTGTTGCTATCGGCTTAGCAACGATCAACCCTGAAACAGAAGCTCAGGCCGTCGGCCCTGCTTTTGGTACAGGCGTTGTCATCTGGCTGGCCGCTACAACCCTGATTTCGCTGTTTGTTGGTGGCTGGGTCGCTGCGCGCTTATCTGGCACAGCCGATTTACTACGAGGCTTTTTACATGGTTTCGTAACGTTCGGTGTGGTAGCCCTGCTCACGTTCCTAACGTTAACCAGTGGCGTCGCGTCCTTCGTCAATGGCGTTTCAAACACGCTATCACAGGGGCTTGGCTTAGTTGGGCAGACAGCAGCCGATATCGCACCAGAAGTGCAGCGTGCTGTTGATCTACAGACGACCACAGAAGAAGAAATTCGGACCCAGATCAATGGTCTGCTGCCTGAAGATGCTGAAATCGAGCCAACAGCGAATCTGCGTATTGCAGGTGAAAACTTGCTCGCCGCTATCCTTGCTGGCGAAGATACGACAGAAGTTCGCCAACAGTTGGTCACGACCATCGCAAACCAGACAGAGTTGACGCAGGCAGAAGCTGAGCAGCGCGTTGACCAATGGATTGCCAGCGCTCAGCAAACCTCTGCACGTGCTGAAGAAACGATTGAGCGCGTCAGCGGTGATATTGCCGATGCACTGGCCGCAACAGCAGGCGTGATCTTCGTCATGCTGATCGTCGGTGCTTTTGCAGCGGGTGCGGGTGGCCTGGTTGGCTGCGCTAATGAAAACGCCTACATACGCACACGCTCACAAACAGAAGCGATAGCAACCACCTAA
- a CDS encoding response regulator, with protein sequence MDTQKPIRVMIVDDHDRVREGLRILLDCFDDLECAGEAIDAESAILLYEREHPDVTLMDLVLPGKDGIFATSEILKRDPNAKIIALTSFNISSMTKRILKAGVMSYLKKNVGMDELATTIRDAYKGKGTIAPEALQELKDTDELTL encoded by the coding sequence ATGGACACCCAAAAGCCTATCCGTGTCATGATCGTTGATGATCATGATCGTGTCCGCGAGGGACTGCGGATACTACTGGATTGTTTTGATGATCTGGAATGTGCGGGAGAAGCCATTGATGCAGAATCCGCCATTCTACTATATGAGCGAGAGCATCCCGACGTCACGCTGATGGACCTTGTCTTACCAGGCAAGGATGGCATCTTTGCAACTTCGGAAATCCTGAAGCGAGACCCAAACGCCAAGATCATCGCGCTGACGAGCTTTAACATCAGCAGCATGACCAAACGTATTCTGAAAGCAGGGGTCATGAGCTATCTCAAGAAGAATGTGGGTATGGATGAACTCGCCACTACCATTCGAGATGCTTATAAAGGCAAAGGGACAATTGCCCCTGAGGCGCTGCAGGAACTGAAAGATACCGACGAACTCACTCTATAA
- a CDS encoding GAF domain-containing protein, producing MNSNEQKIDQLRLLAEKFLTEHKVSERDVTSTKLMTLLHELQVYHVELQIQNKELQLAHQALEASQQEYSDLFEYAPVSYFVVNSDGFIKQANLTAVKKFGRERQSLYQMHVAELASPHERDKVFLYHRNLSKVRVPQQLEAWFEAVGTASFYGCMESVAIETGKYERSFRIAVTDITERKNYENRIQSLFQLDQAILSGRSVSDVITVAIDSLVEITPYDYAGVVLFHEQAGEATHYHSTFTKEREFYHDKESLAAFKDLTSLQADDYRTVDKPDFLPEFMVRLYPAHLFVPIIQEDVLKGVIDFGAATIDDFQLDQINVAQQIALELGIAIYQAELAEQVQLYADSLKELVEERTVQLEESQLRESDQRLFAEVMLSMVKQINQSLDLQSVMENMLTTLKRIISYDDAEIVIMEDNQIDMVIHYKEAASPQFEDLIPNVAIDNYPIYAEIKKRGKSILINDVPHSRSPVTRGLSDETYAYLGVPIYADNDILGVINVSRFESGSFSQHDLEHLEAFAEHASVAIKNARLYQKAQELAALEERQRLARDLHDAVSQLIFSLSITSESLVRMVERGQLNKVKELSEIVRASAASVHTEMNMLLLELHPIGLSKIELRDLLTQLVNSILTRYSSLDIQLMVKRLPALPIGPKNAIFRVVQEALNNVVKHARAHHVKIMLWAKEGHIYVLVEDDGEGFNLQTHPQQNGLHIMRERATEIGAEISIESEVGNGTRIHMTFPTAFPRL from the coding sequence GTGAATAGCAACGAACAAAAGATTGACCAACTGCGTCTACTCGCTGAAAAGTTCTTAACAGAACACAAGGTTAGTGAGCGCGATGTCACCAGTACTAAGCTGATGACGTTGCTGCACGAGTTGCAGGTCTATCACGTTGAATTGCAAATTCAAAATAAAGAGCTGCAGTTAGCTCATCAAGCGTTAGAAGCCTCTCAGCAAGAATACAGTGATCTCTTTGAGTATGCCCCCGTCTCTTACTTTGTCGTCAACAGCGATGGTTTTATTAAACAGGCCAACCTGACGGCTGTGAAGAAATTTGGTCGTGAACGCCAATCACTTTATCAGATGCATGTCGCAGAGCTTGCCAGCCCTCATGAGCGGGACAAGGTTTTTCTGTATCATCGCAACCTTTCAAAGGTGCGGGTGCCACAGCAATTAGAAGCCTGGTTCGAGGCAGTAGGCACAGCATCATTTTATGGCTGTATGGAAAGCGTCGCCATTGAGACAGGCAAATATGAGCGTAGCTTTCGCATTGCAGTGACGGACATCACTGAACGCAAAAACTACGAAAACCGGATACAGTCTCTGTTCCAGCTCGATCAAGCTATTCTAAGTGGACGTTCCGTCAGCGATGTCATCACTGTTGCGATTGATTCCCTGGTTGAGATTACGCCCTATGATTACGCGGGGGTCGTACTTTTCCATGAGCAAGCGGGCGAAGCCACGCATTATCACAGCACGTTCACCAAAGAACGAGAATTTTATCATGACAAGGAGTCGCTGGCAGCTTTTAAAGACTTGACCAGCCTCCAGGCAGATGATTATCGAACAGTGGACAAGCCAGATTTTCTGCCGGAGTTTATGGTTCGGCTCTATCCTGCACACCTTTTCGTGCCGATCATACAAGAAGACGTCCTCAAAGGTGTGATTGATTTCGGCGCAGCGACAATTGATGACTTCCAGCTTGATCAGATTAACGTGGCCCAGCAGATCGCGCTGGAGTTGGGGATTGCGATCTATCAGGCAGAATTGGCGGAACAAGTCCAACTTTATGCAGATAGCTTGAAGGAACTCGTTGAAGAGCGCACTGTCCAGCTAGAAGAAAGCCAACTACGGGAAAGTGACCAGCGCTTATTTGCTGAAGTCATGCTCTCGATGGTCAAGCAGATTAACCAATCGCTGGATTTACAGAGTGTGATGGAAAATATGCTGACCACACTCAAGCGTATCATCAGCTATGATGATGCTGAGATTGTCATCATGGAAGATAACCAGATTGATATGGTTATCCACTATAAAGAGGCCGCCTCGCCGCAGTTCGAGGATTTGATCCCGAATGTTGCGATTGATAACTACCCGATCTATGCGGAGATCAAGAAGCGCGGGAAATCCATCCTGATCAATGATGTCCCTCATTCGCGTTCGCCAGTAACGCGTGGCCTGAGCGATGAAACATATGCTTACCTGGGTGTTCCCATCTACGCTGATAACGATATTCTGGGCGTTATCAACGTGTCTCGGTTTGAATCCGGCTCATTTTCTCAACATGACCTGGAGCATCTAGAAGCTTTCGCGGAACATGCTTCTGTTGCGATTAAGAACGCGCGACTTTATCAGAAAGCGCAAGAACTGGCCGCCCTTGAAGAGCGTCAGCGGCTTGCCCGTGATCTGCATGATGCGGTTAGCCAGTTGATTTTCTCGCTAAGTATCACCTCGGAATCGCTCGTACGTATGGTAGAACGCGGCCAACTTAATAAGGTCAAAGAACTTTCTGAGATTGTGCGTGCTTCAGCGGCGAGCGTTCATACAGAAATGAATATGCTCTTGCTTGAACTGCACCCCATCGGCCTGAGCAAAATCGAGTTGAGAGACTTATTAACCCAGCTCGTAAACAGCATCCTGACCCGCTATTCATCGCTCGATATTCAGTTGATGGTTAAGCGGCTGCCTGCGCTGCCTATTGGGCCTAAAAATGCTATTTTCCGCGTTGTCCAAGAAGCACTCAACAACGTGGTAAAACATGCTCGCGCTCATCATGTCAAAATCATGTTGTGGGCGAAGGAAGGACACATTTATGTCCTTGTTGAAGATGATGGAGAGGGCTTCAACCTACAAACCCATCCTCAGCAAAATGGGCTCCATATTATGCGGGAGCGAGCTACTGAAATTGGCGCGGAAATCTCTATCGAAAGCGAAGTGGGCAATGGTACGCGCATCCATATGACCTTCCCTACCGCATTTCCCAGGCTGTGA
- a CDS encoding MFS transporter: protein MQPSLVESEVENEVEGGFIESEEGHPQRWWILGVLCLSLILVVAGNSAMNVALPTIVRELGATQTELQWIVDAYSLVFAGLLLPAGALGDRFGRKRALQLGLVIFGLSSIAASLAHSADQIILARAVMGSGGALIMPSTLSLLAVAFPPSQRGRAIAIWAGFAGAGGALGPVISGIVLEHYSWASVFWINIPIIVLALVVGAVLVPSSRDVQHQKFDAVGAVLSMVGLTGFLYGIIEGPEQGWTHPLTLIGFTLGILFLVGFVLWEQHASEPMIDLRWFRIRSFSTGVAAIVLAFFAFMSVVFVITQYYQFVLGYSPLIAGLAQLPQPFMMLLVSPNSARLAERYGSRRVVAVGLFLMFVGLAYLGLIAGLETPYLLIAPGLMILGTSIALSSAPSTTLVLTSLPVSKAGVGSAVNDVTREFGASMGVAIMGSILTSVYQQGLHAVSLPAELIEQAQESIGAALQLAQEVNAETGDLLNHAARQAFTDGFRAALLVGASIALIASFLVLRYGPIKLKSSQ from the coding sequence ATGCAGCCGTCGTTGGTTGAAAGTGAAGTCGAAAATGAAGTAGAAGGCGGATTCATCGAATCCGAAGAAGGGCATCCACAGCGTTGGTGGATTTTGGGCGTGCTCTGTTTGTCGCTGATCCTTGTGGTTGCGGGGAATTCTGCGATGAATGTGGCCCTCCCAACCATCGTGAGGGAATTGGGCGCGACCCAAACCGAGCTGCAATGGATTGTCGATGCATATTCCCTGGTTTTTGCGGGGCTGCTGTTGCCAGCAGGTGCTCTGGGGGATCGCTTTGGTCGTAAACGTGCCCTGCAACTGGGCCTTGTTATCTTTGGGCTGTCCAGCATTGCCGCTTCGTTGGCCCATTCAGCCGATCAGATTATCCTGGCGCGTGCCGTGATGGGTAGTGGTGGCGCGCTGATTATGCCGTCGACGCTCTCTTTGCTGGCGGTTGCGTTCCCGCCTTCGCAGCGGGGGCGTGCTATTGCGATCTGGGCCGGTTTTGCGGGGGCTGGCGGTGCGCTGGGTCCTGTGATCTCCGGCATTGTCCTGGAGCATTATTCCTGGGCTTCCGTGTTCTGGATCAATATTCCGATTATTGTGCTGGCCCTGGTCGTCGGCGCTGTGCTGGTACCCTCCTCGCGTGATGTGCAGCACCAGAAGTTCGACGCTGTTGGTGCTGTGTTGTCCATGGTCGGGTTAACAGGGTTCCTGTATGGGATTATTGAAGGCCCGGAACAGGGCTGGACACATCCGCTGACACTCATCGGTTTTACCCTTGGTATTTTGTTCCTGGTTGGCTTTGTCCTCTGGGAGCAGCATGCTTCTGAGCCGATGATTGATCTGCGCTGGTTCCGCATCCGGTCATTTTCGACGGGGGTGGCGGCGATTGTCCTGGCATTCTTCGCCTTCATGAGCGTGGTCTTCGTCATCACACAGTATTATCAGTTCGTGTTGGGCTATTCGCCTTTGATCGCAGGGCTTGCCCAACTGCCGCAGCCTTTTATGATGTTGTTGGTTTCCCCTAACAGCGCTCGTCTCGCGGAGCGGTATGGTTCCCGGCGGGTGGTGGCGGTCGGGTTGTTCCTGATGTTCGTCGGTTTAGCTTACCTCGGGCTGATCGCAGGCCTCGAAACGCCTTATTTGCTCATTGCACCGGGGCTGATGATCCTGGGTACTTCTATCGCATTGAGTTCTGCGCCTTCTACAACGCTGGTGCTGACGTCGCTGCCTGTTTCTAAAGCAGGCGTTGGCTCTGCTGTGAACGATGTCACCCGTGAGTTTGGTGCGTCGATGGGCGTAGCGATTATGGGGTCCATCCTGACATCTGTTTATCAGCAGGGGTTACATGCTGTCAGCCTGCCTGCTGAACTCATCGAACAGGCTCAGGAGTCGATTGGCGCGGCGCTGCAATTGGCCCAGGAAGTAAATGCTGAAACGGGTGATTTGTTAAATCATGCGGCGCGGCAGGCCTTCACGGATGGCTTCAGGGCGGCGCTGCTGGTAGGGGCCTCAATTGCTTTGATCGCCTCGTTCCTCGTCCTGCGTTATGGGCCTATCAAGCTGAAATCGTCTCAATAG
- a CDS encoding TetR/AcrR family transcriptional regulator produces MTDDTKTTNARGRKTRAALLEATRAILEEQGVKALTMESVADRVGISRRGVYRHFETRSELLIALYEYVNEVEGLQESTRVVWEAENSVAALEQWAYHLVRFRTRVMAVAYAIDRARHYDADAAAHWQVVTANWYRACSRLANWLAEEHQLAAIWTANSAADMLYALMSFDIMTLLTNDRGWSQERCSQYMAHMFHSTFVAQPPAATP; encoded by the coding sequence ATGACAGACGATACAAAAACCACAAATGCCCGCGGACGTAAAACCCGCGCTGCACTGTTAGAAGCCACTCGCGCCATCTTAGAAGAACAAGGCGTCAAGGCTCTGACGATGGAATCAGTAGCAGATCGTGTCGGTATCTCTCGGCGTGGTGTCTATAGACATTTTGAGACGCGATCAGAACTGCTTATCGCACTTTATGAGTATGTTAATGAAGTCGAGGGATTGCAGGAATCGACACGTGTTGTATGGGAAGCGGAAAATAGCGTGGCTGCCCTGGAACAGTGGGCCTATCATCTGGTGCGGTTCCGCACGCGGGTGATGGCCGTTGCGTATGCCATTGACCGGGCACGTCACTATGATGCTGATGCCGCCGCCCACTGGCAAGTTGTCACCGCCAATTGGTATCGGGCTTGCAGCAGGCTGGCAAACTGGCTGGCGGAAGAACATCAACTCGCCGCGATCTGGACGGCCAACAGTGCCGCCGATATGTTATATGCGTTGATGTCCTTCGACATTATGACGTTACTCACCAACGACCGAGGCTGGTCACAAGAGCGCTGCAGCCAGTATATGGCCCATATGTTCCACTCAACATTCGTCGCGCAGCCGCCCGCGGCCACACCATAA
- a CDS encoding sugar phosphate isomerase/epimerase family protein: MASKALPVGASYNVIDFPANVDWILESDRDLELYSYAGFLDDSSLRDSFKDVPRLLNGYTGRFGLHGPMTNFAVHNKEIRAAVIKEFTEMLHICGEVGATHMVLHSPYLSLGAPFPEPIASLMTTNPARSVLEEIIPIAESVNCVIMLENIMDTRPDMHINLVRAINSPWLKVSVDTGHAFVMHRWGEAPTPDYWIRQAGPLLGHVHLQDTDGYTDRHWAPGDGAVPWIAVFEALSALEEQPRMVLEISADKLERGFNYLAERDLVK, translated from the coding sequence ATGGCAAGTAAAGCCCTACCTGTCGGTGCGTCATACAACGTCATCGACTTCCCCGCAAATGTCGACTGGATCCTGGAATCGGACCGTGATCTTGAATTGTATTCTTATGCTGGCTTCCTCGATGATTCCAGCCTGCGAGATTCCTTTAAAGATGTGCCCAGGCTGCTGAATGGCTATACAGGCCGTTTCGGCCTACACGGCCCGATGACCAACTTCGCCGTTCATAACAAAGAAATCCGCGCCGCCGTCATCAAAGAATTTACGGAAATGCTGCATATCTGTGGCGAAGTCGGCGCAACGCACATGGTGCTGCACAGCCCCTACCTCTCGCTGGGTGCGCCCTTCCCGGAGCCAATCGCCAGCCTCATGACCACCAACCCGGCCCGTTCCGTACTGGAAGAAATCATCCCCATTGCGGAAAGCGTGAACTGCGTCATCATGCTGGAAAACATCATGGATACGCGTCCTGATATGCACATCAACCTGGTGCGTGCCATCAATTCACCCTGGCTGAAGGTCAGCGTGGATACCGGCCATGCCTTTGTGATGCATCGCTGGGGCGAAGCGCCCACCCCCGACTATTGGATTCGTCAAGCAGGGCCGCTGCTGGGCCATGTTCACCTGCAAGATACGGATGGCTACACCGACCGCCACTGGGCCCCAGGCGACGGCGCAGTGCCCTGGATCGCCGTCTTCGAAGCGCTGAGCGCTTTAGAAGAACAGCCCCGCATGGTGCTCGAAATCAGCGCGGATAAGCTGGAACGCGGCTTTAATTACCTGGCTGAACGCGATCTGGTGAAATAG